One window of the Peptacetobacter hiranonis genome contains the following:
- a CDS encoding ABC transporter ATP-binding protein: MNREDNKIKDLESKDVLEFDSSLDSDNRLDSKIRIENISKSFDGDKIIDNISIDVREGELVSILGPSGCGKSTIFNMIAGLLKQDSGTVDVNGKLSYMYQKDLLLPYKTIIDNVSLPLVLRKEKKSQAREEVRQYFKVFGLEGYENKYPKELSGGMKQRANFMRTYVNSNDIMLLDEPFGALDSITKSSMQKWLLDIRKKVTSTILLITHDIEEAILLSDRIYVISNKPSSVSMEIVVDRDRIGDVEYSFKLKKDILDVLHV, from the coding sequence ATGAATAGAGAAGATAATAAAATTAAAGATTTAGAGTCTAAGGATGTATTAGAGTTTGATAGTAGTTTAGATTCTGATAATAGATTAGATTCTAAGATAAGAATTGAAAATATTAGCAAATCATTTGATGGAGATAAGATAATTGATAATATTTCTATTGATGTTAGAGAAGGAGAGCTTGTATCAATACTAGGTCCAAGTGGATGTGGTAAGAGTACAATTTTTAATATGATAGCAGGTCTTTTGAAGCAGGACAGTGGTACAGTTGATGTAAATGGAAAGCTTAGCTATATGTATCAGAAAGATCTTCTTCTTCCATATAAGACAATAATAGACAATGTTTCGCTTCCTCTTGTTCTTAGAAAAGAAAAGAAATCTCAGGCTCGAGAAGAAGTTAGACAGTATTTTAAGGTATTTGGACTTGAGGGTTATGAGAACAAGTATCCTAAGGAGCTTTCTGGTGGTATGAAACAGAGGGCGAATTTTATGAGAACTTATGTCAATTCAAATGATATTATGTTGCTAGATGAACCATTTGGAGCATTAGATTCGATTACAAAGTCTTCTATGCAGAAATGGCTTTTGGATATTAGGAAGAAAGTGACGTCGACTATTTTGTTGATTACGCACGATATTGAGGAGGCGATTTTGCTTTCTGACAGGATTTATGTTATTTCTAATAAGCCATCGAGTGTTAGTATGGAGATTGTTGTGGATCGAGATAGGATAGGGGATGTCGAGTATTCGTTTAAGTTGAAGAAAGATATTCTGGATGTTTTACATGTGTAG